In Brienomyrus brachyistius isolate T26 chromosome 19, BBRACH_0.4, whole genome shotgun sequence, one DNA window encodes the following:
- the LOC125715067 gene encoding interphotoreceptor matrix proteoglycan 1 produces MKTRSSLGLMELLRTSKTNLMKISDLERHRPKRSTFFQTGVKVCPQETVKEVIASHQAYYKLRVCQEAIWEAFRIFFDRIPSTAEYQRWVHSCQFESLSIADLTRNFSNSQEHIDMVYRRVNMRDEKLRGRGDSAIKTGPSTETAAEITGPKEIPTETPPYGPTASRPGSPNDVADVTKTTVEETELPNIVPEQLVEQAVEFTITIVNPEYGHLLNDPDSPQYHDLTQNLRDQMQQSFDKLPGFKDISVLGISGISVHYSVVFEMDAESIDVADKEASDGDGKTASSVTKSLKTMIEKVLTKGIALPVDLSSLNFDPVTQPTPTPMLEGSEVISDVPQDSGGTGDLTESTEEPVTAMEETLLEVPLTPEETAGMQQAATPPTATGSVPELITDRTVNESEPTSSDLVATMPSMNKPEEIKPIITDVTESIHEDNEKHPFAPTDDISKNIIPSSGHEFGLDVQNTTVDLQSNINDWQTEDDSSTDELQPDDTIEPPKTEDSQAEEVTTGAGYLPDPAETLVLHVDEMTDRTVTGAEEDVSKRGSEDDLTSGDGIVTQGGPAGVEEGFPKVTSRPDTSTAEDSVSGESLELVDADSTADVLLTEQLLTTKPPTEFITPDSQGFTTADLYDTEEVTVGTQTDSDIRADDVLIDATLAAIPTRYNQTDVVSTETMDLQDYGSGDHLETTVAPPLRYLTTPSMTTASKGKELVVFFSLRVTNMDFSDDLFNKSSQEYKALENRFLELLLPYLQSNLTGFKQLEILNFRNGSVVVNSKMKFAKSVPYNITQAVHCVLEEFCSTASKRLDIDIDTRSLDVEPADQADPCKFLACNEFSQCVVNRRSKEAECLCDPGYISLDGLPCQSVCNLQQAYCLNGGQCEIIPGHGAICRCPVGKYWDVQGGRCMIPLPVEPFLLTACLLGFLTTVFAVISFTMFIHRKCTLTRTTASSV; encoded by the exons ATGAAAACAAGGAGTTCACTGGGTCTGATGGAACTGTTAAGAACATCGAAAACTAATTTGATGAAGATATCTGATTTGGAACGGCATCGACCAAAAAGGTCAACTTTCTTCCAGACGGGTGTGAAAGTCTGTCCTCAGGAAACTGTGAAAGAGGTCATAGCGAGCCACCAAGCGTACTACAAACTGCGAG TTTGCCAGGAGGCGATCTGGGAAGCCTTCCGGATCTTCTTTGACAGGATCCCGAGCACGGCCGAGTACCAGAGATGGGTGCACAGCTGCCAGTTTGAGTCACTCAGCATCGCGGACCTGACCCGGAACTTCAGCAACTCGCAGGAGCACATCGACATGGTGTACCGG AGAGTGAACATGCGAGATGAGAAGCTTCGTGGGCG TGGTGATTCTGCAATAAAGACGGGGCCATCGACTGAGACCGCAGCTGAAATAACAG GTCCAAAAGAAATTCCAACAGAGACACCACCCTATGGTCCAACAGCAAGCAGACCGGGATCTCCTAATGATGTCGCAGATGTCACCAAGACTACAGTGGAG GAGACTGAACTTCCCAACATTGTGCCGGAGCAGCTAGTGGAGCAAGCGGTAGAGTTCACCATTACGATTGTGAACCCGGAATATGGCCACCTTCTGAACGACCCAGACAGCCCCCAGTACCATGACCTCACCCAGAACCTGCGAGATCAG ATGCAGCAAAGTTTTGACAAGCTACCCGGATTCAAAGACATCAGCGTGCTGGGAATAAG TGGCATATCCGTGCACTACAGTGTTGTGTTTGAGATGGACGCGGAATCCATCGACGTTGCTGACAAAGAGGCGTCAGATGGGGATGGGAAAACGGCCTCTTCTGTTACAAAGAGCCTGAAGACGATGATAGAGAAGGTCCTGACCAAAGGAATCGCCCTGCCGGTGGATCTCAGTTCCCTCAACTTTGATCCAG TAACCCAACCAACCCCCACACCAATGCTGGAAGGTTCAGAAGTAATCAGTGACGTG CCACAGGACTCAGGTGGCACTGGTGACCTGACAGAGTCGACTGAGGAGCCTGTGACCGCGATGGAGGAGACGCTCCTGGAAGTTCCTCTCACCCCTGAGGAGACGGCAGGCATGCAGCAAGCCGCCACTCCGCCCACTGCGACCGGCAGTGTCCCGGAGCTGATCACCGATAGGACTGTGAATGAATCTGAGCCGACAAGCAGTGATCTTGTCGCAACAATGCCGTCGATGAACAAGCCTGAAGAAATCAAACCAATAATTACAGACGTGACAGAATCCATTCATGAGGACAATG AAAAACACCCATTCGCTCCGACTGATGACATCAGTAAAAATATAATCCCCAGCAGCGGTCATGAGTTTGGTCTTGATGTTCAGAATACTACTGTTGACCTCCAGTCTAATATTAATGACTGGCAGACTGAGGACGATTCAAGTACTGATGAGCTTCAGCCTGATGACACCATTGAACCTCCGAAAACTGAAgactcacaggctgaggaaGTCACTACGGGTGCAGGATATCTGCCTGACCCTGCTGAGACTCTGGTCCTTCATGTAGATGAAATGACTGACAGAACCGTCACTGGAGCAGAAGAGGATGTCAGTAAGCGAGGCTCAGAAGATGACTTGACCTCTGGAGACGGAATCGTCACTCAGGGTGGGCCGGCAGGCGTGGAAGAAGGCTTTCCGAAGGTGACCTCGCGACCTGATACCAGCACGGCAG AAGACAGCGTCAGTGGGGAGAGCCTGGAGCTCGTGGATGCCGATTCCACGGCTGATGTCTTACTCACAGAGCAGCTCCTGACCACGAAACCACCCACCGAATTCATCACACCTGATTCACAGGGATTCACAACCGCCGACTTGTATGATACCGAAGAAGTGACTGTAGGTACCCAGACTGATTCAGACATTAGGGCGGATGACGTACTCATAGACGCGACTCTGGCAGCTATTCCAACCCGGTACAACCAGACAGACGTGGTGAGCACAGAAACCATGGACTTGCAGGACTATGGCAGTGGAGACCATCTGGAGACCACTGTGGctccaccactgaggtacctcaCCACTCCTTCCATGACTACAGCCAGCAAGGGCAAGGAGTTAGTGGTGTTTTTCAGTCTGCGAGTCACGAACATGGACTTTTCTGATGACTTGTTCAACAAGAGCTCCCAAGAGTACAAAGCCTTGGAGAACAGATTCCTCGAGCTG TTACTTCCATACCTGCAGTCCAACCTGACAGGATTCAAGCAGCTGGAGATCCTGAACTTCAGAAACGGCAGCGTTGTAGTTAATAGCAAGATGAAGTTTGCGAAGTCTGTGCCGTACAACATCACTCAGGCCGTGCACTGCGTGCTGGAGGAGTTCTGCAGCACGGCCTCCAAGCGTCTGGATATTGATATCGACACGCGCTCCCTGGACGTGGAGCCTG CTGATCAAGCAGACCCTTGCAAGTTCTTGGCCTGCAACGAATTCTCTCAGTGTGTCGTAAACAGACGGAGCAAAGAGGCTGAGTGTTTATGTGACCCTGGCTACATTTCCCTGGACGGCCTGCCTTGCCAGAGTGTCTGTAACCTCCAGCAGGCCTACTGCCTCAATGGGGGGCAGTGTGAGATTATTCCAGGGCACGGTGCCATTTGCAG ATGTCCTGTAGGTAAATACTGGGACGTCCAAGGAGGGCGCTGCATGATTCCCCTGCCTGTAGAACCCTTCCTCCTCACAGCCTGCCTGCTGGGATTTCTCACCACTGTTTTTGCGGTGATCAGTTTCACGATGTTCATACACAGAAAATGTACACTCACCAGAACGACAGCAAGTTCGGTGTAA